GGGCAGCTGAGGAGCCTTGGTCGCAGCCCTTCCGAGCCCAATCTCCTCCCTGGCTATGGAGGGCGGACTTTAAAATGAATCCCGATCTGGACACCGGCCACAACACATCAGCACCTGCCCACTGGGGAGAGTTGAAAGATGCCAACTTCACTGGCCCCAACCAGACCTCGAGCAACTCTACACTGCCCCAGCTGGACGTCACCAGGGCCATCTCTGTGGGCCTGGTGCTGGGCGCCTTCATCCTCTTTGCCATCGTGGGCAACATCTTGGTCATCCTGTCGGTGGCCTGCAACCGGCACCTGCGGACGCCCACCAACTACTTCATTGTCAACCTGGCCATTGCTGACCTGCTGTTGAGCTTCACAGTCCTGCCCTTCTCCGCTACCCTGGAAGTGCTCGGCTACTGGGTGCTGGGGCGCATCTTCTGTGACATCTGGGCAGCGGTAGATGTCCTGTGCTGCACAGCCTCCATCCTGAGCCTATGTGCCATCTCCATCGATCGCTACATTGGGGTACGATACTCTCTGCAGTATCCCACGCTGGTCACCCGCAGGAAGGCCATCTTGGCGCTCCTCAGTGTGTGGGTCTTGTCCACGGTCATCTCCATCGGGCCTCTCCTTGGATGGAAAGAACCTGCGCCCAATGATGACAAAGAATGCGGGGTCACAGAAGAACCCTTCTAcgccctcttttcctccctgggCTCCTTCTACATCCCTCTCGCGGTCATCTTGGTCATGTACTGCCGGGTCTACATCGTGGCCAAGAGGACCACCAAGAATCTGGAGGCGGGAGTCATGAAGGAGATGTCCAACTCCAAGGAGCTGACCCTGAGGATCCACTCCAAGAACTTTCATGAGGACACCCTCAGCAGTACCAAGGCCAAGGGCCACAACCCCAGGAGTTCCATAGCTGTCAAACTTTTTAAGTTCTCCAGGGAAAAGAAAGCAGCCAAAACCTTGGGCATTGTAGTCGGAATGTTTATCTTATGTTGGCTTCCCTTCTTCATCGCTCTCCCGCTTGGTAAGTTGGGGACTGGCAGAGGGGAGATAGACCTTTTCCTACCTTGTTTTCCCTGATAATCTCACCCTAAAGTTTTTGTGTGGGTTTGGTTATTTTTATGCCATCGGTATGCGTTTGGAGGTTGGATAATGCTATTTGTTCTGCAAGGGCTTTGCAGATTGGGGAACTGGCGAAGAACCAACTCAGGTgttggtgaagaaaaaaaaaaagctaagataCTAGGCACTTGAAATAGAAGCACAGGAGGAGAATCTGGGATGTGGAATGACTCAGTCACTGGCCTCAGTTTAATAATTAAAAAGGACACTGGGCTCCAACATCACGCCAGTGTTATTTCGGTAGTAACGATGTATCTGAGAAGGCAGCGTCACTAACGCAGCATACCAAATAGTTTGTAGTTACTGCAGACGCGGCATTGGGGAAGCAGGGAGGCGGCTCCTACAGAGAGAGGCAGTGTTCATTCAATATTTGCAGGGACCACGTTTCTCAGCCTTGCAGAGGCTGCggtctccccctcctccttccctgctgGCTCTCCCCTTTCTGCACTGTCGTTCTTAGGAGATAATAGGAGCATCTTACAGCCACACAGCTTCCAAGGGCCTTTAAGTTTCTGAAGCTTGGGATTTCAAAGAGAAACATTCTTCAGTTTTCACCCCCAAAATGCTCCCAACTCTGACGATTTAGGAAATGTTCAGAATTTAATTATAGCTGACCCTCACCTTCAGCGATaagacaccaaacccaggcaAGATGGAACTCTATGCCTCCcgcccttccccaccccccccccacacacacacacaaatgtgtctaTCTTatttgggttggtggtcctgatAAGTGAATTGTTCAAACGGCTGCCTGATTCCTActggggcaggggcgggggcggggggacgGGGGACAAGGTCTGGCTAAACGGTAAACAGAGAGGAAGGTGCGGTGATTCCCTGTTCACCTGGCTTGGGAAATCCTTGTCCCCTCTCTGGTGCATtgatctgctttgatttcttctCCCATGCCTGATGGGAACTGGAGGGAAATGAATGGAAGGTTATGCTCAGGGGGTGCTATCAGAAGAGGGGGCACTGCTGAATACTACAGATCTCATAGACCCATCATACCTGCAGGGTCTCAGAGGTGGCCAAATCCCTCCAGCAGCCCTGACTCCAAAGTCACACTGCTTCTGAGAGAAAAAAGATGAATGAAAAGGAAGTAAATATTTACCaagagtttcctttttttttttttttaaagaaaaaaaaaaaagtctatcggACATACTGTCTGTGTGACCTTCCCTAAGGAAGTCTGGCAGACTACTAccattcagaaatattttttccaatGGTGTTAACTAGAAAGAGATTAAAATTCTGCCCCAGCAGTGATTGTATCCCACTGCAGAAGAGAATGATTCTCCTTCTCAAGGTCTTGGGACCTTTAGCAGTCTTGTTCTGTTAACGGTGGGTGACAGCTTGAACTGTCCCGGACCATCACAAAGATCATGGTTCTGTGGAGGTGTGATTTGGTCTCTTATCAGCCATATGACCTTGAGGTAAGCACAGCTTCCGTGTGAGCCTCggtttcttcatctacaaaagGGACTCATTAGTATTCACTCCAAGGAGTTGTGTCcgtgtgaggagaagacagtgtAGAGTGTGAACTCCAGCAAGTAGTTAATCAAAATTAAGTGTGAGTACTCTAAACCAAGCCCCACTCACTCTACTGGAG
The nucleotide sequence above comes from Arvicanthis niloticus isolate mArvNil1 chromosome 6, mArvNil1.pat.X, whole genome shotgun sequence. Encoded proteins:
- the Adra1b gene encoding alpha-1B adrenergic receptor, whose protein sequence is MNPDLDTGHNTSAPAHWGELKDANFTGPNQTSSNSTLPQLDVTRAISVGLVLGAFILFAIVGNILVILSVACNRHLRTPTNYFIVNLAIADLLLSFTVLPFSATLEVLGYWVLGRIFCDIWAAVDVLCCTASILSLCAISIDRYIGVRYSLQYPTLVTRRKAILALLSVWVLSTVISIGPLLGWKEPAPNDDKECGVTEEPFYALFSSLGSFYIPLAVILVMYCRVYIVAKRTTKNLEAGVMKEMSNSKELTLRIHSKNFHEDTLSSTKAKGHNPRSSIAVKLFKFSREKKAAKTLGIVVGMFILCWLPFFIALPLGSLFSTLKPPDAVFKVVFWLGYFNSCLNPIIYPCSSKEFKRAFMRILGCQCRGGRRRRRRRRLGGCAYTYRPWTRGGSLERSQSRKDSLDDSGSCMSGSQRTLPSASPSPGYLGRGTQPPVELCAFPEWKPGALLSLPEPPARRGRLDSGPLFTFKLLGEPESPGTEGEASNGGCDATTDLANGQPGFKSNMPLAPGHF